From a single Osmerus mordax isolate fOsmMor3 chromosome 6, fOsmMor3.pri, whole genome shotgun sequence genomic region:
- the sbk3 gene encoding uncharacterized serine/threonine-protein kinase SBK3 yields MTKQAAAQELDELCFLSAQAMCTLETSDHFTMVKLLGEGSYGKVMLAVHKKRGTPMALKFFQRRSTSLFSFLREYNLSLSFCTHPSLTRALGIFFSTPSDYVFAQQAGLYGDLYSVIVSEVGVEEEVVQRVMAQLSGAVSHLHSLGFVHRDIKPENIFLCDRSCRWVKLGDFGLTRPSGSTVRAVWYESPFCTPEVEPAKELEKEGEEGAEEPEDIWITVEPSMDSWALGVLVFCLLTGCFPWEESTRDDPAYQRYKQWFDREAKREERRGGRVLQGGEDDGLRDNIMNIEDMCLEDDHVAPQFRGFSPLVMSLFRELLHPEPRLRGGPEEILSYLGGPWLKETEREQKRKAEEAEMEAGKIRGGGVEEERVREGRGER; encoded by the exons AAGCAGGCAGCTGCACAGGAACTGGACGAGCTGTGCTTCCTCTCAGCCCAGGCCATGTGCACCCTGGAAACATCTGACCACTTCACCATGGTCAAGCTCCTGGGGGAAGGCTCCTACGGCAAGGTCATGCTGGCCGTCCACAAGAAGAGAG gAACTCCCATGGCTCTGAAGTTCTTCCAACGGCgctccacctccctcttctccttcctgcgCGAATacaacctctccctctccttctgcacTCACCCCTCGCTCACCAGGGCCCTCGGCATCTTCTTCTCCACTCCCTCCGACTACGTCTTCGCTCAGCAGGCCGGTCTCTATGGCGACCTCTACAGCGTCATCGTGTCCGAG gtgggggtggaggaggaggtggtgcagAGAGTGATGGCTCAGCTCAGCGGTGCCGTGTCTCACCTCCACTCCCTGGGCTTTGTGCACCGCGACATCAAGCCCGAAAACATCTTCCTGTGCGACCGCTCCTGCCGCTGGGTCAAACTGGGCGACTTCGGCCTGACCCGGCCCAGCGGCTCTACCGTCCGAGCCGTCTGGTACGAGTCCCCCTTCTGCACGCCCGAGGTGGAGCCGGccaaggagctggagaaggagggggaggagggtgcagaGGAGCCGGAGGATATTTGGATCACGGTGGAGCCCAGTATGGACAGCTGGGCCCTGGGAGTGCTGGTGTTCTGCCTGCTCACGGGCTGCTTCCCCTGGGAGGAGAGCACCCGCGACGACCCCGCCTACCAGAGGTACAAGCAGTGGTTCGACCGCGAGgccaagagggaggagaggagggggggtagggtACTGCAGGGTGGGGAGGACGATGGGCTAAGGGACAACATCATGAACATCGAGGACATGTGCTTGGAGGACGACCACGTCGCCCCACAGTTCCGGGGCTTCAGCCCGCTCGTGATGTCTCTGTTCAGGGAGCTGCTCCACCCAGAGCCCAGGCTTCGTGGAGGCCCGGAGGAGATCCTCAGCTACCTGGGTGGGCCGTggctgaaagagacagagagagagcagaagaggaaagcagaggaggCCGAGATGGAGGCAGGGAAAATAAGAGGCGGgggtgtggaggaagagagggtgagggagggacgaGGTGAGAGATGA
- the mfap5 gene encoding microfibril associated protein 5 produces the protein MGGLPMVLLLCGFHALTAAAQAQQTSDPVAVSDLPPDCREEMYPCTRMYSVHRPIKRCIHSLCLYSLPRVYVINKEICVRTICQQDEYLMAELCRERSGWPKRLQRSTNNKKRCRNRRGNPKTWANKA, from the exons ATGGGCGGCCTTCCAATGGTCCTGCTTCTCTGCGGTTTCCACG CGCTCACAGCTGCGGCCCAAGCACAGCAGACCT CGGATCCGGTGGCTGTCTCTGACCTACCGCCGG aCTGTCGGGAGGAGATGTACCCCTGCACCAGGATGTACTCTGTCCACAGGCCCATCAAGAGATGCATCCACTCTCTGTGCCTCTACAG CCTCCCTCGGGTGTACGTCATCAACAAGGAGATCTGCGTGAGGACCATCTGCCAACAGGATGAATATCTGATGG cgGAGCTGTGCAGAGAGAGGTCTGGCTGGCCCAAGCGCCTGCAGAGGTCAACGAACAACAAGAAACGCTGTCGCAATCGCCGTGGCAACCCCAAAACCTGGGCAAACAAGGCCTGA
- the LOC136944569 gene encoding adaptin ear-binding coat-associated protein 1-like, with protein sequence MATEGEYESILCVKPDVNVYRIPPRASNRGFRAADWKLDTPDWTGRMRITARGKVAYVKLEDKISGELFAQAPVEEYPGIAVETVSDSSRYFVLRIQDESGRSAFIGIGFGDRGDSFDFNVALQDHFKWVKQEIEITKQSQTPDTTPKLDLGFKEGQTITLNIGQSRKRDKSRPQSAGGFGLLPPPPGGKIAPPPTYTSSNDNDDDDDEDEESDTGCLLDLDSSNSNSVVLPPPPPNASAAAGSDMWGDFSTSQNAVSMPDPAKDDASWEQF encoded by the exons ATGGCGACCGAGGGGGAATACGAGTCGATCCTCTGTGTGAAACCTGACGTCAACGTTTACCGAATCCCACCGCGAGCATCGAATCGGGGTTTCAG GGCTGCAGACTGGAAGCTTGATACGCCCGACTGGACGGGCCGCATGCGAATAACGGCTCGGGGCAAAGTGGCCTACGTGAAGCTGGAGGACAAGATCTCAG GGGAACTATTCGCCCAGGCACCCGTCGAGGAGTACCCAGGCATCGCCGTGGAAACTGTTAGCGACTCCAGCCGTTACTTTGTGTTGCGTATCCAGGATGAGAGTG GTCGCAGTGCGTTCATAGGCATCGGCTTCGGGGACAGAGGAGACTCGTTCGACTTCAACGTAGCGCTGCAGGACCACTTCAA GTGGGTGAAACAGGAGATTGAGATCACTAAGCAGTCTCAAACACCCGATACCACCCCTAAACTGGACCTGGGTTTCAAAGAGGGCCAAACCATCACCCTCAATATAGGG CAATCTAGAAAGAGGGATAAGTCCCGCCCTCAAAGTGCAGGTGGCTTCgggctccttcctcctccccccgggGGGAAGATAGCCCCTCCCCCGACATACACCTCCTCCAATGAcaacgacgacgacgacgatgaAGATGAAGAGAGTGATACAG GCTGTTTGCTGGACCTGGACAGCAGCAACTCCAACTCTGtagtgctgccccccccccctcccaacgcTTCAGCTGCTGCCGGCTCAGACATGTGGGGAGACTTCTCCACTTCCCAAAA TGCTGTTTCTATGCCTGACCCTGCCAAAGACGATGCCAGCTGGGAGCAGTTCTGA
- the aicda gene encoding single-stranded DNA cytosine deaminase: MNHKRPKCLNISLLLSVLLAQKKFIYHYKNMRWARGRHETYLCFVIKRRVGPDSLSFDFGHLRNRTGCHVELLFLRHLGALCPGLWGTGGAGGGVRLSYSITWFCSWSPCSACSHRLSDFLSRTPNLRLRIFVSRLYFCDPEDSLEREGLRMLKRAGVNITVMSYKDYFYCWETFVARRKTGFKAWDGLHHNSVRLARKLYRILQPCETEDLRDAFTLLGL; the protein is encoded by the exons ATGAATCATAAGCGG CCCAAATGTTTGAACATTTCACTCCTTCTCAGCGTGCTTCTGGCCCAGAAGAAGTTCATCTACCACTACAAGAACATGCGCTGGGCCAGAGGTCGACACGAGACCTACCTGTGCTTTGTGATCAAGAGGAGGGTTGGGCCCGACTCGCTCTCCTTTGACTTCGGACACCTGCGCAATCGCACCGGCTGCCAtgtagag ctgCTGTTTCTACGCCACCTGGGGGCTCTGTGTCCCGGCCTGTGGGGTACGGGTGGTGCCGGTGGTGGGGTGAGATTGAGCTACTCCATCACCTGGTTCTGCTCCTGGTCTCCCTGCTCCGCCTGCTCCCACAGGCTGTCTGACTTCCTCAGCCGGACCCCCAACCTCCGCCTCCGGATCTTCGTGTCTCGTCTCTACTTCTGCGACCCGGAAGAcagcctggagagggaggggctccGGATGCTGAAGAGAGCCGGAGTAAACATCACTGTCATGAGttataaag ACTATTTCTACTGCTGGGAGACTTTTGTAGCTCGCAGGAAGACAGGCTTCAAAGCCTGGGACGGACTTCACCACAACTCGGTTCGCCTGGCCAGGAAGCTGTACCGTATCCTACAG CCTTGTGAGACAGAAGATCTGAGAGATGCTTTCACGCTGCTGGGACTGTGA